The sequence below is a genomic window from Dermacentor andersoni chromosome 6, qqDerAnde1_hic_scaffold, whole genome shotgun sequence.
TGAAAGGATTTGATGCGTTTCGCTTgacgtttacttttttttttccttcgagtagcgcatgtgtgtgtgtgtgtgtgtgtgcgtgtttttgtgtgtgtgaatccTGCATACACAGAAAGCCAGCAATGGGGAGCCTGAACACTGCCTTGGCTCCAACAGAGAGTATGCCACTTGGCTTTGCCGTTTTTGCAGCACTACGTGTCAATACAACAGAAAGGTCGTACCGATGGTGTAGACGTGCCTCGGGTGTCCACAAAATTGCAGATATCTACAGTCTGTCTGTACCTGGAACCTTTGCATTTTGGGCTTTTACTATATAGTTGTACAGGTATTATATTTatagatacatattttacttgaAATTTCTCATATTTTTGTTAGTGTTCTTGCTTGGTATTGCATTTGACATATAACATGGTAACTCTTGTGGTTACAGATGTTCTCTTCCTGTTTTGTCTTTCTATCCACCTGAGCCGAGGGGCCGTGTGAAACTCTTGTGCAGCTTTTAGTCCATGGGCCTCAACAGCTGTACTCTTTGGATTGCAATGCTGAAATAAGTGGTTTGAATTGAAGCTATTGTTTAATATCTAGGACAGATTTCTCTGAAGTGACTTATTGCACTACCAGTCATAACTCATCCCACGATTGACTTGTAATGCTGCAAGATTTTCCAGAGACATTTCATGATGGATACCCttcaaatttcattaagatcaaGCATGCAgttgaaatgtttctttaaagATTGACTGATAATGAGAGAAATAAATGCCTTATCTGTGTGCAGGTGAGCAGGGAGGATGAGCACTACTCTGGCTGCCTGGTATTTGCCTCAGCACTTGCCAATGCGGCCATCGCCTTGGGACCGCACCTGGGTGGCATGGCCACCACACTGGTCGTTCAGGCAGTGCGAGACCGGGGCCTGCCAGACACTCTCGCTGCAAAGGTTGGACCTCACAGTGCTTTCTGCATGCCAAGGGGGCCTAATTATTTCAGCCGAAAAAACAGTGCAGGCACTGAGTGGTGTTTTATtcataacatcatcatcatcatcagcctggttacgcccactgcagggcaaaggcctttcccatacttctccaacaaccccggtcatgtactaagtgtggccatgtcgtccctgcaaacttcttaatctcatccgcccacctaactttctgccgcccccggctacgcttcccttcccttggaatccagtccgtatcccttaaggaccatcggttatcttccctcctcattacatgtcctgcccatgcccatttctttttcttgatttcaacgaagatgtaattaactcgcatttgttccctcacccaatctgctcttttcttatcccttaacgttacacccatcattcttctttccatagcttgttgcgtcgtcctcaatttgagtagaacctttttcgtaagcctccaggtttctgctccgtaggtgagtactggtaagacacagctattatacacttttctcttgagggataatggcaacctgctgttcatgatctgagaatgcctgccaaacgcaccccagcccatgcttattcttctgattatttccatctcatgatccggatccgccgtcactacctgccctaagtagatgtattcccttaccacttccagtgcctcgctacctattgtaaattgctgttctcttccaagactgttaaacattacattcaTAACATAGATACATCAAATATCGGGAAGCATCGCATCTGATTGTCACATGACCTGGAGGAGCTCAGCTTGTCTTCCCTGTGGAATCAACTCCTAGGCCAAACTTTTCAGCCcaagtgcaagcaaaattacgCAGTGCTACGTAAGAGATTTGAGacagttttgttttttcttgtgtatCTTTGCAGTGCAGCTATATCGGGGGCACTTAGTGGCTATGAATTTCCTCGTATGTAAACAACTATGTGGCCTTATCTTTGTGATGTCAGTCATGTTCATGACACAAACGGTGGTCTCcgttttgtttcttcattctaTTCTCcatgctttgttttattttccaaGGCAAGCATTAATAAGACTACACAGTCAGGCAAGGGATATATAACGCAAGAAAGTTTTTTACATCTAAAGTTGCCGACCAATAATTCTGATGtatacagtcgactcccgttaatACGAAGTTCACGAGGACCGCAAAAAACTTCGAATTAAACGAACTTCCAATTAAGCACAAAACACAAAAACAGCACTTTATTTGTGGCGAAATTGAGTATTTTCTCTAAGAAAAATAGTCGATCATCTTGTCCTGCTTCTTCTTGCGGAATCGCGCTGCTGAAAGCAAGTTCTGCAGGCTGTAGACGTGGCGGAACGCTTCTTCCGCGTTACCTTCAGCGGCAAAGAAGCGCTCTGCGAGAGCAAGGCCTGCAGCTACATCGGCAGCCTTAGGTTGTGGCTCGCCTTCAACGTCATCGTCGCTTTCCTGGGTCGCTTCCTGGGGCCGAATAATCTCTACAATTTCGCTATCTGTCAGCGCACCGCACGTTTCGACCGCCTTGCTTACGGTGACGTAAACTTCAAAATTGACGTCCCCGAGAGCATCACCAAAATCAGTGCCGTCAAGCTGGCTTGTTGACGCTTCCTCCGCTGAAATTTCAGAGGCATCCTCCGAAGAAGCTGCCACAAAACCGCAAGCCCTGAAGCAGTTTGCGATTGTTTCTTGCTTCACACGATCCCATGCTCGCGCTAACATGTGGATGGCACTGAGCAGGCTCACCTCGTATTTTGCGGCGTTATCCATACACAAAATCATGCGTTCGAGGAGGTGCCGCCTGTACAGGACTTTAACATTTTTGATGATGCCTTGGTCCATAGGCTGCAAAACAGCCGTTGTGTTTGCAAGCGAAAATGCGAGGCGTATTGCACTCAAGGCTGGCACATTCACGTGAGCACTGCAGTGATCGACCAGGAACAACACCTTGCGGTTTGAAGAAGCAAACTTGCGGTCCAATTTGCTTATCCAGCTCTTGAAGATTTCGGCCGTCATCCACGCTTTTTTGTTCGCCTCATAGTCCACAGGCAGCGTCTTCACGCCTTTAAAACATCTCGGTTTCGCGGATTTCCCGATCACAAGTAAGCGACATCGTTCCGTGCCAGTCATGTTTGCCGCGATCAGCACCGACACTGTCTCCTTGCTGCGTTTGCCCCCAGCACAGTCATCGTCCTTGAATGTCAGGGTCTTCTCTGGTAGAAGCCGATAGAAGAGTGCAGTCTCATCTGCATTGAAGATGTCTTCCGGTCTGTATTTGGCGAGATATTCACGCAGCTTTCCGTCCTTCCACGTGGCGCATGTTTCCTGGTTAACGGACGCCTTTTCACCACACACGCTCTTGAAAACCAGGTCATGGCGATCTTTAAAGCGCGTCAGCCATCCATCTGACGAAACGAAGTCATCAATCCCCAACATTGCTGCAAGCGTCCGGGCTTTCATCGCAACGATGTCTCCGCTGAGAGGAAGTTTGTTGCTCCTGGCCTCCCTAATCCAAACCAGCAGAGCCTTCTCCAACTCTGGGTAAGCGCCGGTGCGCATTCGCTTCCGAGAAGTCTTGAACTTGTCATTCTCAAATGCATCCATTATTGTGCGCTTGTTCTTGATGTAGTTTGAGAGCGTGTTCGGCTTGATCCCGTACTTCCGCGCTGTCTTGTTTGGCGGCACCTCCCTTCTCAACTTCCTTCAAAACCTCGACTTTCGTTGCCAGGTCGAGCGTGCGATAAAGCCACGGTTTGCCATGGCTATAAACTGTGCGACTAGGTACAGTCAATTCCGAAGCGTAGGATCACCATCCATGGTACAACCTAGCCAACGAGCTACCCGTACAAAGGCGCTCTGGGCGCTCGACGAACAcacgccacagaacacctatacaaacttagagaagggaaactgtaccttccacagtgctacggaaataagcatagcggtggcgttgtgaactaaagtatgggaccacaggtggcgctgtgcaacaggaaacggaaacggggttttgcacagtacggcggccgctttaccaggtgttctgtggctttactgggtttctggctgctgcgcctcgatcgtgctcccgccagtttggttgctgtgtggcaaacgtagcgcctacatatatgtGTAGGCGcgacgtttgccacacagcaaccaaactggcaggagcacgatcgaggcgcagcagaatacatgtagcgctgagtaatatcgagttaaggcacactctgaactgacttttaagggcatcccgagcggtttttcgtttattacgccgccgttaccccgagtagtgccgccgcgctccagctgttgcatttcgtgtagggctactgacagaatgcggtttccagatggcacaaTGGCCttgactggaataaacgcacacgacaccaaagattgagttagcctgaaaatattttatttgcattttacaagtacaacaaaaagcacacgtctacgcatccacacaaacgcggttacatagtcaagaacatagtcaagagatggctcattaataagggt
It includes:
- the LOC140218909 gene encoding tigger transposable element-derived protein 4-like, which produces MAPLDRVTSSSPHRGGGEAKTARKYGIKPNTLSNYIKNKRTIMDAFENDKFKTSRKRMRTGAYPELEKALLVWIREARSNKLPLSGDIVAMKARTLAAMLGIDDFVSSDGWLTRFKDRHDLVFKSVCGEKASVNQETCATWKDGKLREYLAKYRPEDIFNADETALFYRLLPEKTLTFKDDDCAGGKRSKETVSVLIAANMTGTERCRLLVIGKSAKPRCFKGVKTLPVDYEANKKAWMTAEIFKSWISKLDRKFASSNRKVLFLVDHCSAHVNVPALSAIRLAFSLANTTAVLQPMDQGIIKNVKVLYRRHLLERMILCMDNAAKYEVSLLSAIHMLARAWDRVKQETIANCFRACGFVAASSEDASEISAEEASTSQLDGTDFGDALGDVNFEVYVTVSKAVETCGALTDSEIVEIIRPQEATQESDDDVEGEPQPKAADVAAGLALAERFFAAEGNAEEAFRHVYSLQNLLSAARFRKKKQDKMIDYFS